The Nitrosomonas cryotolerans ATCC 49181 genome includes a window with the following:
- a CDS encoding transposase, which translates to MNAIFYLLQSGCQWGMLPGNFPPWQTVYRYFRGWVREGTWN; encoded by the coding sequence ATGAACGCTATTTTCTACCTTTTGCAATCAGGCTGCCAATGGGGCATGCTTCCCGGTAATTTTCCGCCGTGGCAGACGGTTTACCGGTATTTCCGGGGCTGGGTAAGGGAGGGGACATGGAATTAA
- the rpsF gene encoding 30S ribosomal protein S6, translating into MRHYEIVFIVHPDQSEQVPAMIERYRGIVTTRNGKIHRLEDWGRRQLAYLIQKVHKAHYVLMNIECDQETLDDLDHAFKFSDAILRHLTIRMDGAITEPSPMMQQEEKASSTPAQASEAVTETTEKTTAIEKPEKTDAEV; encoded by the coding sequence ATGCGACATTACGAAATTGTTTTTATTGTACATCCTGATCAAAGTGAGCAGGTACCCGCCATGATAGAACGCTATCGCGGCATTGTTACTACGAGAAATGGCAAGATTCATCGCCTGGAAGACTGGGGGCGACGCCAGCTTGCTTATCTTATCCAAAAAGTTCATAAAGCACATTATGTGCTGATGAATATTGAATGTGATCAAGAGACGCTGGATGATCTTGACCATGCTTTTAAATTTAGTGATGCTATTTTACGGCATCTAACCATTAGAATGGATGGTGCAATAACTGAACCTTCACCAATGATGCAGCAGGAAGAGAAAGCAAGCTCAACTCCTGCACAGGCTTCAGAAGCGGTTACAGAAACTACAGAGAAAACAACAGCGATAGAAAAGCCTGAAAAAACAGATGCTGAAGTTTAG
- the rpsR gene encoding 30S ribosomal protein S18: MARFIKRKDSKDKEREKKANRPLFKRKKFCRFTAEGIKAVDYKDIEVLKDFISENGKIIPARITGTKTYYQRQLGTAVERARFLALLPYTDQH; this comes from the coding sequence ATGGCTCGTTTTATAAAACGTAAAGATAGTAAGGATAAAGAAAGAGAAAAAAAGGCCAATCGTCCTTTATTTAAACGGAAAAAGTTTTGCCGTTTTACTGCGGAAGGCATTAAGGCAGTAGACTATAAGGATATTGAGGTTTTAAAAGATTTTATCAGTGAAAATGGAAAAATTATTCCTGCCCGTATTACCGGTACTAAAACATATTATCAGAGACAATTGGGTACCGCTGTTGAGCGTGCGCGTTTCCTTGCCTTATTGCCTTACACAGACCAGCATTAA